GCGTACCGCATCGGCCAACGGCACTCGCCCGATGTCCTGGCCACGCAGCGACACCATCTGGCCGTATTCGCCGGCATGCGCCGCGTCGGCCGCGTTCACGCCGAACCGGGTGGCCAGCACCCGGTCGTAGGCCGTCGGGGTGCCCCCGCGCTGGACGTGGCCCAGGACGGTCACGCGGACATCCTTGTTGATCCGCTTCTCCACTTCGGCGCCCAGCTGCGCGGCGACACCGGTGAACTTCTCGTGGCCGAATTCGTCGATTCCGCCTTCCCGCAATGCAATCGAGCCGGGTACGGGTTTGGCGCCCTCGGCGACCACGCAGATGAAGTGCGAATCTCCGCGCTGGAAGCGACGTTTGACGAGTCGGCAGACTTCTTCGACGTCGAAGGGTTGCTCGGGGATCAGCGTCATGTGGGCGCCGGAAGCCAGGCCCGCGTTGAGCGCGATCCAGCCCGCGTGCCGGCCCATCACCTCGACCAGCATCACGCGCTGGTGGGACTCGGCGGTGCTGTGCAATCGGTCGATCGCCTCGGTGGCGACGGTCAGCGCGGTGTCGTGGCCGAAAGTCACGTCGGTGCAGTCGATGTCGTTGTCGATGGTCTTCGGCACGCCGACCACGGGAACGTTTTCCTCCGACAGCCAGTGCGCGGCCGTCAGCGTGCCTTCCCCGCCGATGGGGATGAGGACGTCGATCCCGTTGTCGTCGAGGGTCTGCTTGACCTGGTTCAGCCCGGCCCGCAGTTTGTCGGGATTCACGCGGGCGGTGCCCAGCATCGTTCCGCCCTTGGCCAGCAGGCGGTCGTTGCGGTCGTCGTTCTGCAGCTGGATGCGCCGGTTCTCCAGCAATCCGCGCCATCCGTCTTGAAATCCGACCACCGAGGAGCCGTACCGGGAGTCGCACGTACGCACCACCGCCCGGATGACGGCGTTGAGCCCGGGGCAGTCGCCGCCTCCGGTGAGCACTCCGATCCGCATAGCCCTATCTTGCCGGGCGGTGGGCTACTGGCGCGAGCAGACGTCAGATCGCGCTCGGCAACGGCCCGCGCGCCGCTTCGTAGGCGGCCCCGACCCGGTACAGGCGGTCGTCGGCCAGCGCGGGCGCCATGATCTGCAATCCGACGGGCAGGTCGTCGTCGGGCGACAGGCCCGACGGCACCGACATGCCGCAATGACCGGCCAGGTTCAGCGGCAGGGTGCACAGGTCGAACAGGTACATCGCCAGCGGATCGTCGACCTTCTCGCCGAGCGCGAACGCGGTGGTCGGGGTCGCCGGCGACACCACCACATCCACCGACCGGTAGGCCTCGTCCAGGTCGCGGGCGATCAGGGTGCGCACCTTCTGGGCCTGGTTGTAGTAGGCGTCGTAGTAGCCGGCCGAGAGCGCGTAGGTGCCGATCATGATGCGCCGCTTGACCTCCGGGCCGAAGCCGGCGGCGCGGGTCAGCGCCATCACCTCCTCGGCGCTGTGGCTGCCGTCGTCGCCGATCCGCAGGCCGTAGCGCATCGCGTCGAAGCGCGCCAGATTGCTCGACACCTCCGACGGCAGGATCAGGTAGTAGGCGGCCAGGGCGTACTCGAAGTGCGGGCAGTCGACTTCGGTCACCTCGGCGCCGAGCGCGGTCAGCTGCTCGACAGCGGCCTCGAACGAAGTGAGAACCCCAGGCTGATACCCCTCGCCGCGCAGCTGCTTGACCACGCCGACGCGCACGCCCTTGAGGTCCCCGGCCGCCCCGGCCTTCGCCGCGCCGACGACGTCGGGAACCGCCGCGTCGACCGACGTCGAGTCGCGGGTGTCGTGCCCGGCGATCACCTGATGCAGCAGCGCGGTGTCCAGCACGGTGCGCGCGCACGGGCCGCCCTGATCCAGTGACGACGCGCACGCCACCAGGCCGTAGCGCGACACCGTGCCGTAGGTCGGTTTGACGCCGACGGTCGCGGTCAGCGCGGCCGGCTGCCGGATGGAGCCCCCGGTGTCGGTCCCGATCGCCAGCGGCGCCTGGAACGCGGCCAGCGCCGCCGCGCTGCCGCCGCCGGAGCCGCCGGGCACCCGGTCGACGTTCCACGGGTTGCGGGTGGGCCCGTAGGCGGAGTTCTCGGTCGAGGAGCCCATCGCGAACTCGTCCATGTTGGTCTTGCCCAGGATCGGGATGCCGGCGGCGCGCAGCCGCGAGGTGACGGTGGCGTCGTACGGAGAACGCCAGCCCTCGAGGATCTTGGACCCGCAGGTGGTCGGCATATCAACGGTGGTGAAGACGTCCTTGAGCGCCAGCGGCACCCCGGCCAGCGGCGACGGCAGCCGCTCGCCCGCGGCCACCGCCTCGTCGACGACGGCGGCCGCGCCGAGCGCTTCGTCGGCCGCGACGTGCAGGAAGGCGTGGTAGCGGTCGTCGGTGGCCTCGATCTGGTCCAGGCACGCCTGGGTGACCTCGACCGATGACAGCTCCTTGGCGGCGATCCGGGCGGCCAGCGTCGCGGCGTCGGACCGGATGACCTCGTTCACTCGCTGTCCCCCAGGATCTGCGGGACCGCGAAGCGGCCGTCGACGGCAGACGGCGCTTCGGCCAGCGCTTCGGCTTGCGTCAGGCAGGGTGCCGGCTCGTCCGGGCGGGTCCCGGTGACGTCTTTCGAGACGTCACTGAGCGGGTTGTCGGTGGCTTCGACGCCGGTGACGTCGACCGCCTGCACCTGGCTGACGTGGGTCAGGATGGCGTCGAGTTGGCCGGCGAAGCTGTCGAGCTCGCTGTCGGTCAACGCCAGCCGGGACAGCCGGGCCAGGTGCGCTACCTCGTCGCGGGAGATCTGGGACACGACTGGAAAGCCTAATCGGAAACGGGTCGTGGACTCGTGGTGGGTTTCGCCCACCGACGAGGCGGGCTGCGGATCGGCAGGTTTGCTTCAGGAGCAGTTCATTCCTGGTTGTCGCCATAGGCGTTGGAGTTGTCAAGCAGACGTCGTAAGAGATCCATCGGATCGCCTGTCCCAAGGCGGTGTCCGAGAACTCCTCCATTGCCGGCGATCGGAATCCTGTCCGGCGAGACGGGGTTCAGGATGCCGCCCGCATTCGGATCCTCATTCACATTGTCGGGTCCCACCACCGGGATGTCCGCTGTGCCAGTTTGCGGCAATTCGGGCATGTTCGGCCCCGGACCGTTGCCGGTCGCAGGCTGCGGTGCCGGCGGACTCGACGGCGAAGGGCTCGACGGCGGCGGGCTCGACGACGGGAGGCCAGGTATGGGCGGCGCCGAACTGGCCGGGGTAAGGGAGGTCGGTGGAGGCTGACGTGTCACTGTGGCGGCCGGCAGGGGCGGGGCACCAGGCGGCGCGTGGAGCAAATCCAATTTCTGTCGCAACCGGGTTATCGCGGAATTTCTGATCGCGCGACGGTCGGGGTTGGGATCGGTGTTGCCCGCGAAGCACGCCGGAGGAGCATCGCTGGCCAGCGCGATCGCCTCAGTGTAGAGGCGTGCAGCCTCGTCGCGGTTTCCGGCACGAGTAGCCAAGTCCCCCAACGTTTCTCGTACCAGAAGTAGGTTGATGCGTACAGGGCAGGATTGCCCCTTGCCGGTGCGAGTCAGGGATTGGGAAAAATGATCGTCGGCCTCGTGCAGGCGACCTTCCAAGACGCTCAAATCGCCGGCTGCAAATGACGTCTTGGCCGGGTCGATCACGTCGAAGATGCCGAGCGACGAAAGGTCGTGGCGCAGCGCCTCGATGTCGTGCCGGTCGAAATCGGCTATCGTGCGGTCGCCGACGACACCCACGGCAATCATCTTGAACGCGGCCAGCAGCACCAGGATGGCCACCGGGGCAGAGAAGACATACAGCCTTCTGCGGAGTCGGACACGCGCGGATGACGGGCGGAACTCGGCGATTACCCGCCCGCCGAGGTTGCGCAGCGCCGCCCGCGGCACCTGTCTCAGCATCATCGCGCTACGTCCCGCCGCGACATACGATTTCGTCGGTATTCACGAATGGTCAGAGCGATCTCTATCAGCAACAGAACCGCAGCGGTCAGCGTGAAAACCCAGTACATTTCGCGGCGTTCGAGCAACTGCGCCGTCACTTTGTGTCCGTCGTGCCGTACGGCGGCACTGTGGTCCACCGGCGGCAACACTCCGCTAATAGGTTGTCCGCTTTCGCGATGGAAGTAGGGCACGTCGAGTTGCGCGGCGATGTTTTTCAGCCGGCTTTCATCGATCGACGAATTCAGCGCCGCACCATTTCCGCTGGGGTCGCTCTGGTACGCCTTCGTGCCGTCCACCCACCCAGCGGGAATAGGGCCGCCCGTCAGGGTCCCGTAGCCGAGAACCGCACCGCCGGCAACCTTATCGCGATCGATGTTGAACGGGGCGGTCGGTACGCGGGAGCCCGCTGCGCCCTCACCGAAATAGAACACGAGGCTTTTCGAACCGGAATATGTTGCCGAAGCATCTTTTACCTTGCTGACCAATAAGTCTCGCGCGATAGCAGGGTCGACTTGGTATACCGTATCCGGAGCCACCAGTGTGTAGGGCGACAGCCCGTCGACCATGGATTGCAGGCTCCAAGCATCGTCGGAAAGTGGCCAGTCCACCGAGGCCTTGCTGGCGAACGAGATCACCGAGAAGCGTGCGTGTGGGTACTCGTCGATGAGGGCATGGATATCTGCGCGGATCCCCGACATTCGAGATTTGCCGTCGCCGAAATCCTCGACGCGCGAGTTGACGGACCGGTCAACGACAAAGAACACGTTCAGATTTGGATCGAATTTCGCCACCGGGTTCAGGTCTACCGAATACGAGCCTCGATCGTTGTCGAACCCAGGTCGAAAGGCCGCGAGCAGAAGCAAGATGACCGCGGCTGTCAGCCCGCTCCACCGGATCGCAACTCTCCGATAGCGTCCGGTACCCGTGCGGAGGAGCAACCGGTACAGCGCGGCCATACGGATCGCGAGCAGCGCCGCGGCGATTATGAGCAGCAACGCCGTCGGCAGTACGGGGTAGAAACTCATCGCCGTAGCACCGCCAGGGCGACGCAAAGCAGTGCTGCGGCGACGACGCCGGCGATCAGCACGGTTTCCGGTGAATCCCAGGATCGGCTGCTGATGACTTGGCCGCCTGGCAGTTCGGCCCTGGGTGCATTGGACCGAATCTCGTCGAGGTAGCGGATCAGAGTGGGGTCGGCGCCATTGCCGGTTTGAGCGGCGCCAACAGGGTTGTACAAGAAGAACTTGCCGCCGCTGGCGTCGGCGATCGCACGCAACGAGTCGTTGCTCTGGGGCGATAATGCGGCGATGTCCGATCGTGCGACGGCATTGATCTGGACACCGGCCTGCGTGGCCATCTGTCGGACGGCCTCGTCGGAGAACAGCGGCGGGCGATGATCTGAGGGGTCGCGCAAAGCGCTGGGACCAAGGTAGATCAACTGTCGGCGGTGTTGACTCCGTGTTTCGTGCGATGGAAAGCCCGTCATACAAAGCGCGAGCACATCATTCAGGCTCGGAACGTAGTCGACATAGTCGACCCGTCGGGAGAACTCGTCGACTCCGCGTTGAAGGGCCGCGCGGCGCGCGTTGGACACCGGCTTTCGGCCATCGAGGTCTTGCTGGATCGGGGCAAGCCCGGCCAGGGATTTCAATCGTTCGGCGACGTAATGGTAGTCACGGGTCAGTGGGATGACGCGCAATGTCGTTGAGGTAAGCCCGATCCGGAGTGCGTCGGTCTGTTTCAGCTGCGCCGCGTATGCGGCGTAGTAGTTGAGAAGATCAGCCGTCGTGCGATCGCTTACGGGTTCGCCGACGCACAGCATCACATCCTCGGGGTAGGCGGTGTCGAAGGCGCGGGTCGATGACGACATCCCCGCCGGTCGGGCGCTGGCCGTCAACGCGGTGAGAAATGTCGCCACCAGCAGCACCGCGGTCACGATCACGGAGAAGAAGTACAACCGGTAGACGCGCGCATACTCGGGCAGCCGGGTGAGTCGATCGATGTGCGCCAGGGGTCGAAGGGCCCGGCGCACCTGGGCCATCGGGAGCAGCGCAGCGGCGGCAGTCGCGGCCGCCAGGCTGAACAGCCCGACGACGACCACAGGCCACCATTTCAGGTCCACGAGGAGATCAGCTCCTTCGCCGAGCGACCCAACATGGTGACGTCCACCTGCGCCTCGGGGTTGAATTGAGCGTCGTTGCAATCGTCAAGGATCGGGATGGCCGCGGCGAGGGGGCCGTCGGACAGTTGCGCGACATGCAGGTATTGAGCCCGGACCCCGGTCGCTACATAAAGGAAAGTGCGCACCACCCGGCTGATTTGCGCACTGGCCTGGGCATCGGTCAGCCCGCCGTTTCGGCGGTGGGTATCGATCTCACGTATCGCGATAACGAATCTGCGGCGAGTGACCCGTGTGTGGACGATCCGGATCCCCGGCAGTCGGCGCAACCTGGACGGCGGCAACGTCCACACGAAAACTGCTGCGTACCAGACGATCACCGCGAGAACTAAGAGAATGCCGAGCACGCGCCACCACGACGGGAAGGGCAGCGGCCCTCCGATGAAACGGAGCAAATCGTCACCCGGCATTGCGATACGCTTCGGTGAGTTCGACGATCTTCGGGCGTATTTCGGCACTGCCGGCGATTCTGGCCACACGTACCTGGTGTGCGGTGAGGAATGCGTCGAGGTGCGCGGCTCTGCGCTGCTCGGCCGCCTGATAGGCGGCCACCACACGCGGCCCCAAGGCTGCTCCGCCGAGCACGAAGCGCCCGGTGGCCACGTCGAAGCCGTCCTGCTCGCCATCCATCGACCCGGTCGCCGGCATATCTGCGATCATGAGCCAGATGAGTTCGTGCCTCCCGCTCAGCTGCTTGAGGACGTCATCGAGCGCGGGGGTGACGTCCGGCTCGTCGGACACCACGACGAGCAACAGGCGCCGGCGCTGCGCCCGTGCCACGAACTCGAGCTGGGTGACGATGTCGCTGGCGCCGGCTTCGCCAATGCTGTTCTGGTAGAAGCGCTCCAATATGCTTTCGATGTGCGTCTCGCCGCGTTGGCTACGAATCGCCGCGGAGCCACGCGCATCCCCGTAGACGATGCCGATCTCGTCGCTTCGCCCCATGGCGATGAGCCCCACCGCACCCATCACGTTCGTGGCCACCTCGCGCTTCAGCTCGCCACCCTTGGCCAGCGCCGACATGTTCCGTCCGGCGTCGGCGACCAGCAGGATCTTGTGATGCTTTTCCGAGACGAATCGCTTGATGAGCACCGAGCCCGAACGCGCCGATGCCTTCCAATCGATATCGCGCACGTCGTCCCCGGGGACATATGGCCGGAGATCGTCCAGCTCCAGGCTTCTGGTGTGCAGCAAGGCATACCGGCCACCTTCGAGCATGCGGCGCGTGTCGGTCCCGAAGTACGATTTGGCCCGGTTCAGGTGTCGGCCCATGGGAGGCGTCAGGGTACCCGAACCGATTGCAGCACGGCGTCTATCA
The sequence above is drawn from the Mycobacterium marseillense genome and encodes:
- a CDS encoding ATP-dependent 6-phosphofructokinase, producing MRIGVLTGGGDCPGLNAVIRAVVRTCDSRYGSSVVGFQDGWRGLLENRRIQLQNDDRNDRLLAKGGTMLGTARVNPDKLRAGLNQVKQTLDDNGIDVLIPIGGEGTLTAAHWLSEENVPVVGVPKTIDNDIDCTDVTFGHDTALTVATEAIDRLHSTAESHQRVMLVEVMGRHAGWIALNAGLASGAHMTLIPEQPFDVEEVCRLVKRRFQRGDSHFICVVAEGAKPVPGSIALREGGIDEFGHEKFTGVAAQLGAEVEKRINKDVRVTVLGHVQRGGTPTAYDRVLATRFGVNAADAAHAGEYGQMVSLRGQDIGRVPLADAVRQLKLVPDSRYDDAAAFFG
- the gatA gene encoding Asp-tRNA(Asn)/Glu-tRNA(Gln) amidotransferase subunit GatA, which gives rise to MNEVIRSDAATLAARIAAKELSSVEVTQACLDQIEATDDRYHAFLHVAADEALGAAAVVDEAVAAGERLPSPLAGVPLALKDVFTTVDMPTTCGSKILEGWRSPYDATVTSRLRAAGIPILGKTNMDEFAMGSSTENSAYGPTRNPWNVDRVPGGSGGGSAAALAAFQAPLAIGTDTGGSIRQPAALTATVGVKPTYGTVSRYGLVACASSLDQGGPCARTVLDTALLHQVIAGHDTRDSTSVDAAVPDVVGAAKAGAAGDLKGVRVGVVKQLRGEGYQPGVLTSFEAAVEQLTALGAEVTEVDCPHFEYALAAYYLILPSEVSSNLARFDAMRYGLRIGDDGSHSAEEVMALTRAAGFGPEVKRRIMIGTYALSAGYYDAYYNQAQKVRTLIARDLDEAYRSVDVVVSPATPTTAFALGEKVDDPLAMYLFDLCTLPLNLAGHCGMSVPSGLSPDDDLPVGLQIMAPALADDRLYRVGAAYEAARGPLPSAI
- the gatC gene encoding Asp-tRNA(Asn)/Glu-tRNA(Gln) amidotransferase subunit GatC; the protein is MSQISRDEVAHLARLSRLALTDSELDSFAGQLDAILTHVSQVQAVDVTGVEATDNPLSDVSKDVTGTRPDEPAPCLTQAEALAEAPSAVDGRFAVPQILGDSE
- a CDS encoding tetratricopeptide repeat protein, with the translated sequence MAILVLLAAFKMIAVGVVGDRTIADFDRHDIEALRHDLSSLGIFDVIDPAKTSFAAGDLSVLEGRLHEADDHFSQSLTRTGKGQSCPVRINLLLVRETLGDLATRAGNRDEAARLYTEAIALASDAPPACFAGNTDPNPDRRAIRNSAITRLRQKLDLLHAPPGAPPLPAATVTRQPPPTSLTPASSAPPIPGLPSSSPPPSSPSPSSPPAPQPATGNGPGPNMPELPQTGTADIPVVGPDNVNEDPNAGGILNPVSPDRIPIAGNGGVLGHRLGTGDPMDLLRRLLDNSNAYGDNQE
- a CDS encoding VWA domain-containing protein, producing MSFYPVLPTALLLIIAAALLAIRMAALYRLLLRTGTGRYRRVAIRWSGLTAAVILLLLAAFRPGFDNDRGSYSVDLNPVAKFDPNLNVFFVVDRSVNSRVEDFGDGKSRMSGIRADIHALIDEYPHARFSVISFASKASVDWPLSDDAWSLQSMVDGLSPYTLVAPDTVYQVDPAIARDLLVSKVKDASATYSGSKSLVFYFGEGAAGSRVPTAPFNIDRDKVAGGAVLGYGTLTGGPIPAGWVDGTKAYQSDPSGNGAALNSSIDESRLKNIAAQLDVPYFHRESGQPISGVLPPVDHSAAVRHDGHKVTAQLLERREMYWVFTLTAAVLLLIEIALTIREYRRNRMSRRDVAR
- a CDS encoding DUF58 domain-containing protein; its protein translation is MGRHLNRAKSYFGTDTRRMLEGGRYALLHTRSLELDDLRPYVPGDDVRDIDWKASARSGSVLIKRFVSEKHHKILLVADAGRNMSALAKGGELKREVATNVMGAVGLIAMGRSDEIGIVYGDARGSAAIRSQRGETHIESILERFYQNSIGEAGASDIVTQLEFVARAQRRRLLLVVVSDEPDVTPALDDVLKQLSGRHELIWLMIADMPATGSMDGEQDGFDVATGRFVLGGAALGPRVVAAYQAAEQRRAAHLDAFLTAHQVRVARIAGSAEIRPKIVELTEAYRNAG